From a region of the Theobroma cacao cultivar B97-61/B2 chromosome 8, Criollo_cocoa_genome_V2, whole genome shotgun sequence genome:
- the LOC18592463 gene encoding putative pentatricopeptide repeat-containing protein At1g77010, mitochondrial, translating into MELDLQNYARILQSCNTHNFILLGKQLHSLFLKKGILSSTITIGNRLLQLYSRCSTMTETWKLFDEMPHRNCFSWNTVIEGYMKSGNKEKSLELFKLIPHKNDFSWNLVISGLAKAGELEVARDLFDNMPRKNGVAWNSMIHGYARHGNARKAVELFKDLGSLGDSFVLATVIGACVDLGAIEYGKQIHAHMVVEGLEFDPVLWSALINLYGKCGDLDSASLVLNLMKEPDDFSLSALISGYASCGRMTYARRLFDKISDPSVVLWNSLISGHALNNEEIEALALFNKMREKKVQEDFSSIAVVLSACSSLCISEHVKQMHGHAHKIGVIHDVIIASTLIDAYSKCGRPNDACKFFSELQAYDTVLLNSMITVYSSCGRIEDAKYLFKTMPTKSLISWNSMIVGLSQNGCPIEALDTFCKMNKLDLRMDKFSLASVISACASISCIELGEQVFAKATLIGLESDQVISTSLVDFYCKCGLVEYGKKIFDTMTKSDEISWNSMLMGYATNGHGFEALALFNEMRNAGARPTDITFTGVLSACDHCGLLEEGRKWFDSMKWDYHIDPGIEHYSCMVDLYARAGCLEEAMNLIEQMPFKEDVSLWSSVLRGCVAHGDKSLGKKVAERIIELDPENSGAYVQLSSLFATSGEWETSAAVRSIMREKQIKKNPGCSWAES; encoded by the coding sequence ATGGAACTTGATCTCCAAAATTATGCTCGTATACTTCAATCTTGCAACACCCACAACTTCATTCTCCTAGGTAAACAGCTCCACTCCCTTTTCCTCAAAAAGGGTATCCTTAGTTCCACTATTACAATCGGAAACCGCCTCTTACAATTGTACTCACGCTGCAGTACTATGACTGAGACTTGGAAATTGTTCGATGAAATGCCACACAGAAATTGTTTTTCTTGGAACACAGTAATTGAAGGGTACATGAAATCAGGAAACAAAGAGAAATCATTGGAGTTGTTCAAGTTGATCccgcataaaaatgatttctcCTGGAACTTGGTTATTTCAGGGTTGGCCAAAGCAGGTGAGTTAGAAGTTGCAAGGGATTTGTTTGATAACATGCCTAGGAAAAATGGGGTTGCTTGGAATTCAATGATTCATGGTTACGCGCGACATGGAAATGCAAGAAAGGCTGTTGAGCTGTTTAAAGACTTGGGATCTTTGGGTGATTCATTTGTGTTGGCAACTGTTATTGGGGCATGCGTTGATTTGGGAGCTATTGAATATGGGAAGCAGATTCATGCACATATGGTGGTTGAGGGACTAGAATTTGATCCAGTGTTATGGAGTGCTCTGATAAATTTATATGGAAAATGTGGTGATTTGGATAGTGCGAGTcttgttttgaatttgatGAAAGAACCTGATGATTTCTCTTTGTCGGCGTTGATTTCAGGTTATGCAAGTTGTGGCAGAATGACTTATGCAAGaagattatttgataaaataagTGATCCAAGTGTTGTTTTGTGGAATTCTTTAATTTCTGGACATGCTTTGAATAATGAGGAAATTGAGGCATTAGCTCTTTTTAATAAGATGCGGGAGAAGAAAGTTCAGGAAGACTTTTCTTCAATTGCAGTTGTTTTGAGTGCCTGCAGTAGTTTATGTATCTCTGAACATGTAAAACAAATGCATGGCCATGCTCATAAAATTGGAGTAATCCATGATGTTATCATTGCCAGCACTCTGATTGATGCCTACTCCAAGTGTGGAAGGCCTAATGATGCTTGCAAATTTTTTAGTGAGCTCCAAGCCTATGATACAGTCTTGCTTAACTCTATGATCACTGTGTATTCCAGTTGTGGAAGAATTGAAGATGCAAAGTATCTATTCAAGACGATGCCAACTAAAAGCCTGATATCATGGAATTCAATGATAGTCGGTCTAAGTCAAAATGGTTGTCCAATTGAGGCATTAGATACATTTTGTAAGATGAATAAACTAGACCTAAGGATGGACAAGTTTAGTTTGGCTAGTGTCATCAGTGCTTGTGCTAGTATCTCATGTATTGAACTAGGTGAACAAGTTTTTGCTAAAGCTACTCTCATTGGACTTGAATCTGATCAGGTAATATCTACTTCCCTTGTTGATTTCTACTGCAAGTGTGGTTTAGTTGAATAtgggaaaaaaatatttgacacaatgacaaaatcagatgaaatctcttggaaTTCCATGCTGATGGGTTATGCTACTAATGGTCATGGATTTGAGGCACTAGCattgtttaatgaaatgaGAAATGCTGGTGCAAGGCCAACTGACATAACATTTACAGGGGTTCTGTCTGCCTGTGATCATTGTGGACTTCTAGAGGAGGGACGAAAGTGGTTTGACTCGATGAAATGGGACTATCATATTGATCCTGGGATAGAGCACTACTCTTGCATGGTTGATCTCTATGCCCGTGCTGGTTGCCTTGAGGAAGCAATGAATCTTATAGAACAAATGCCTTTTAAGGAAGATGTAAGCCTGTGGTCATCAGTTTTGAGAGGCTGTGTTGCTCATGGAGATAAAAGTCTTGGAAAGAAGGTGGCAGAGCGGATTATTGAGCTTGATCCTGAAAACTCCGGTGCTTATGTACAGCTATCAAGCTTATTTGCAACCTCAGGTGAATGGGAAACATCAGCTGCAGTTAGAAGTATAATGAGagaaaagcaaataaaaaagaatccTGGTTGCAGTTGGGCTGAGAGTTGA
- the LOC18592464 gene encoding pentatricopeptide repeat-containing protein At1g43980, mitochondrial, whose product MRPFLKPIYGSQKFSLSHYTNLINHCLSLKSIQFAQTIHAQLIKFGFGRITFLGNCFVNLYFKVGSFNDASKVFDEINDKNIISWNIFLNGLLKFGHFKKACLMFDEMPAKDVVSWNSMISGCGWLGFWGYGLAVFKEMHNCGVRPSKFTFSILTTFVSCASQGKEIHGNIITSGVGLSNLVIGNSLIDMYGKLGLVDYAFGVFFNMEEVDVVSWNSLISGCCNSGYEDVALKQFDQMRFAGYSPDEFTISNVISVCTNLRNLDKGTEIFALCVKVGFISNSIVSSATIDLFSKCNRLEDSVKLFEEVERWDSVLCSSMISSYARHGLQDDALLLFVLSLREDCRPTEFAISIVLSCITFISAEQGHQVHSLVIKSGFESESIVACSLVDMYAKIGLIDPAMQIFSEMHVKDIISWNTLIMGLAHNSRAVETLEIYKELLREGPAPDRITLAGVLLACRYGAFVDIGMSIFSSMEEKFGVIPCDEHYACIVELLCHAGKVKEACDILEAMPFDPSYLVWESIVLATATYANPNLTESMAAKMIELEPQSSLPYLVLNHAYEMRGRWEGMIRVRKAMKSRLKKIVGCSWIGIQNHVYMFRADQLHHDGGRDIYLILRLLTWDLEEKGCIHLEHRIEGTEWNKSETN is encoded by the coding sequence ATGCGCCCTTTTCTAAAACCAATATATGGGtctcaaaaattctctctttctcattaCACCAACCTCATAAACCACTGTTTATCCTTAAAATCCATTCAATTTGCCCAAACAATCCATGCCCAGTTGATCAAATTTGGATTCGGTCGCATAACTTTTCTGGGTAATTGCTTTGTTAACCTTTACTTCAAAGTTGGCTCTTTTAACGATGCTTCCAAAGTTTTTGATGagataaatgacaaaaatatcatatctTGGAATATTTTCTTGAATGGGCTGTTGAAGTTTGGTCATTTTAAGAAAGCATGTTTAATGTTCGATGAAATGCCTGCGAAAGATGTTGTTAGTTGGAACTCCATGATTTCGGGTTGTGGGTGGTTGGGGTTCTGGGGTTATGGTTTAGCAGTGTTTAAGGAAATGCACAATTGTGGTGTTAGACCCAGTAAGTTTACATTTTCAATTCTGACAACATTTGTGTCGTGTGCTAGTCAGGGGAAGGAAATTCATGGTAACATTATTACAAGTGGTGTTGGTTTGTCCAATTTGGTGATTGGAAATTCGTTAATTGATATGTATGGGAAGCTTGGCTTGGTCGATTATGCTTTTGGTGTGTTTTTTAACATGGAAGAGGTGGATGTTGTGTCTTGGAATTCATTGATTTCGGGTTGTTGTAACTCAGGTTATGAAGACGTGGCATTGAAACAGTTTGATCAGATGAGATTTGCTGGTTATTCACCTGATGAGTTTACAATTTCAAATGTGATTTCCGTTTGTactaatttgagaaatttggaTAAGGGTACGGAAATTTTTGCTCTCTGTGTCAAAGTGGGATTCATCTCGAATTCCATTGTTTCAAGTGCCACTATTGACCTTTTTTCAAAATGCAACAGATTAGAGGATTCTGTTAAGCTTTTTGAAGAAGTAGAACGTTGGGATTCTGTGCTTTGCAGTTCTATGATCTCAAGCTATGCAAGGCATGGCTTGCAGGATGATGCTTTGCTACTTTTTGTGCTCTCCTTGAGGGAGGATTGCAGGCCTACAGAGTTCGCAATCAGTATTGTCCTGAGCTGTATAACCTTTATTTCTGCAGAGCAAGGACATCAAGTCCATTCTTTGGTGATAAAATCAGGTTTTGAGTCAGAATCAATTGTTGCCTGTTCACTCGTGGATATGTATGCTAAAATTGGATTAATTGACCCAGCAATGCAGATTTTCTCCGAAATGCATGTAAAGGATATCATATCTTGGAATACATTAATCATGGGTTTAGCTCACAATAGCAGAGCTGTTGAGACCTTGGAAATATATAAGGAACTACTCAGAGAAGGTCCAGCACCAGATCGAATAACACTTGCTGGAGTTCTATTAGCTTGCAGGTATGGCGCTTTTGTAGATATAGGAATGAGTATATTTTCATCAATGGAGGAAAAATTTGGAGTTATACCTTGTGATGAGCACTACGCCTGCATTGTGGAGTTGCTCTGTCATGCTGGTAAAGTCAAAGAAGCATGTGATATTTTAGAAGCAATGCCTTTTGATCCTAGTTATTTAGTTTGGGAATCAATAGTTCTTGCTACTGCAACTTATGCCAACCCGAATCTTACTGAAAGTATGGCAGCAAAGATGATAGAGCTGGAACCACAGTCTTCTTTACCTTATTTGGTGTTGAATCATGCATATGAGATGAGGGGTAGATGGGAGGGAATGATTCGAGTCAGGAAGGCCATGAAGTCAAGGTTGAAGAAGATTGTTGGATGCAGTTGGATTGGAATACAAAACCATGTATATATGTTCCGGGCAGATCAGTTACATCATGATGGAGGAAGAgatatatatttgatattgAGATTATTGACTTGGGACTTGGAAGAAAAAGGTTGTATTCACTTAGAGCATCGGATAGAGGGTACTGAGTGGAATAAGAGTGAAACAAactag